The Enterococcus rotai genome includes a window with the following:
- the nirD gene encoding nitrite reductase small subunit NirD gives MEKILVGQLAELAPRMGKEIIVGEQKIAVFRLSDNRVKAIENVCPHKQGPLAEGTVSGEYVFCPLHDYKINLNDGQVQEPDEGCVRAYETIVEEDLVYVMV, from the coding sequence ATGGAAAAAATTTTAGTGGGTCAATTAGCTGAGCTAGCTCCTAGAATGGGGAAAGAAATTATTGTTGGAGAGCAAAAAATCGCTGTTTTTCGTTTAAGTGATAATCGTGTTAAAGCAATTGAAAATGTTTGTCCTCATAAACAAGGTCCATTAGCTGAGGGAACTGTTTCAGGTGAATATGTATTTTGTCCCCTACATGACTACAAAATCAATTTAAATGACGGTCAAGTGCAAGAGCCAGATGAAGGTTGTGTTCGTGCCTATGAAACGATTGTTGAAGAAGACCTCGTTTATGTCATGGTGTAG
- the nirB gene encoding nitrite reductase large subunit NirB has product MKEKLVLIGNGMAGVRTIEEILDRDPDRYQITIIGEEKYPNYNRIMLSNVLQKKMTVSEIITNPLEWYEENQIELINHDPAVHMDTTNKKITTQSGKEISYDKCILATGSRAFILPVDGAQLPGVVGFRTIDDTENMLEASQKYQKAVVIGGGLLGLEAAKGLLDQGMDVTVVHLEKWLMETQLDEKAGKMLQADLEKQGLKFLMEKATQKILGDNRVTGLAFSDGTTIETDMVVMSIGIRSETTLARTTTIEVNRGIVVDDFMKTNVPDVFAVGECAEHNGNVYGLVAPLFEQGKVLADVLTGKEAKPYQGSTTFTSLKVSGCDLYSAGNIRETEGINSIEAFDGINYTYKKIFVRENQVVGVVLYGDTSEGNRYYNILKKNESIEEYTPVSLLHMVGEEASADVSEWPDDEVICGCNGIDKGTIMTAINEKDLTSVADVTKHTKAGGSCGKCKSVIGDVLAYALGGEVVSAPTGICGCTDLTRDQIVTQIYAKKLTSSDEVYRELNFTNPEGCPKCRPAINFYLNVAWPKEHEDEKESRYVNERLYANIQNDGTFSVIPRMRGGKTNPQQLLLIAKVAEKYDVPMVKVTGSQRIGLYGVKKEDLPKIWEELDMKAAGAYAKAVRSVKTCVGANFCRFGTQDSMGLGIKLEQRYEFIDTPHKFKMGVSACPRSCVESGVKDFGIIGVENGFQIYIGGNGGTEVKEAVLLTTVETEQEVIDICGAMLQYYRETGIYAERTAPWIERIGFEVVKEVLLNPEKRQELLAALDQAVEGRRGNPWDEVVEDNKTRQELYTVGRA; this is encoded by the coding sequence ATGAAAGAAAAGCTTGTCTTAATTGGTAATGGAATGGCTGGTGTCCGTACGATCGAAGAAATCCTAGACCGAGATCCTGATCGCTATCAAATCACGATCATCGGAGAAGAAAAATACCCGAATTACAACCGGATCATGCTCAGTAATGTCTTACAAAAGAAAATGACCGTTTCAGAAATCATCACGAATCCGCTTGAATGGTATGAAGAAAATCAGATTGAGTTGATCAATCATGATCCAGCCGTTCATATGGATACGACGAATAAAAAGATCACGACACAATCAGGGAAAGAAATTTCTTATGATAAATGTATTTTAGCTACAGGTTCTAGAGCATTTATCTTACCTGTTGACGGTGCTCAACTACCTGGTGTTGTTGGATTTAGAACAATCGATGACACAGAAAATATGCTTGAAGCATCTCAAAAATACCAAAAAGCCGTCGTGATCGGTGGCGGTCTACTTGGCTTAGAAGCGGCCAAAGGATTGCTAGATCAAGGAATGGACGTGACAGTTGTCCACTTGGAAAAATGGTTGATGGAAACACAATTAGATGAAAAAGCAGGTAAAATGCTGCAAGCCGATTTAGAAAAACAAGGGTTGAAGTTCTTGATGGAAAAAGCTACCCAAAAAATCCTTGGTGACAATCGTGTTACTGGTTTAGCTTTTAGTGACGGAACGACGATTGAAACGGATATGGTCGTAATGTCGATCGGGATTCGCTCAGAAACAACACTAGCAAGAACAACAACGATCGAAGTGAACCGTGGAATCGTTGTGGATGACTTTATGAAAACAAATGTCCCAGATGTTTTTGCTGTAGGGGAATGTGCGGAGCATAACGGCAATGTGTATGGGTTAGTCGCACCCTTATTTGAACAAGGAAAAGTCTTAGCGGATGTGTTGACAGGTAAAGAGGCGAAACCTTATCAAGGTAGTACCACTTTTACTTCGTTAAAAGTATCTGGCTGTGATTTGTATTCAGCTGGGAATATCAGAGAAACAGAAGGGATCAACAGTATCGAAGCGTTTGACGGCATCAATTATACGTATAAAAAGATTTTTGTGAGAGAAAATCAAGTGGTCGGTGTTGTTCTTTATGGCGATACAAGTGAAGGAAATCGGTATTATAATATTTTGAAGAAAAATGAAAGTATTGAAGAATATACGCCTGTCTCTTTACTACATATGGTTGGTGAAGAAGCGAGTGCTGATGTTAGCGAATGGCCGGATGATGAAGTGATCTGTGGCTGTAACGGAATCGATAAAGGAACCATCATGACGGCAATCAATGAAAAAGACTTGACCTCAGTGGCAGATGTGACCAAACATACCAAAGCTGGCGGATCTTGTGGGAAGTGTAAATCAGTGATTGGCGATGTTTTAGCTTATGCATTAGGTGGTGAAGTAGTGTCTGCACCAACAGGAATTTGTGGTTGTACGGATTTAACCAGAGATCAAATCGTCACACAAATCTATGCGAAAAAATTGACCTCATCAGATGAAGTTTACCGAGAATTGAATTTTACCAATCCAGAAGGGTGTCCTAAGTGTCGACCTGCAATCAACTTCTATTTAAATGTTGCTTGGCCTAAGGAACACGAAGATGAAAAAGAGTCTCGTTATGTGAATGAACGACTATACGCGAACATTCAAAACGATGGTACGTTTTCTGTGATTCCAAGAATGCGCGGTGGAAAAACTAACCCTCAACAATTACTGTTGATTGCCAAAGTTGCAGAAAAATACGATGTACCGATGGTCAAAGTAACAGGGAGCCAAAGAATTGGTTTGTATGGTGTGAAAAAAGAAGACTTACCAAAAATTTGGGAAGAATTGGATATGAAGGCTGCAGGAGCCTATGCGAAAGCGGTTCGCTCGGTCAAAACATGTGTAGGTGCTAATTTCTGTCGATTTGGTACACAAGATTCAATGGGTCTTGGAATCAAATTGGAACAACGATACGAGTTTATCGATACACCACACAAATTTAAAATGGGTGTTTCTGCTTGCCCAAGAAGCTGTGTGGAAAGTGGCGTGAAAGATTTTGGAATCATCGGCGTAGAGAATGGCTTCCAAATCTATATTGGTGGAAATGGTGGAACGGAAGTGAAAGAGGCTGTTTTACTGACCACGGTTGAAACAGAACAGGAAGTCATCGATATTTGCGGAGCAATGTTACAGTATTATCGTGAAACAGGAATTTATGCAGAACGGACTGCGCCGTGGATCGAGCGCATAGGCTTTGAAGTAGTGAAGGAAGTTTTGTTAAATCCTGAAAAACGTCAAGAACTATTAGCTGCCTTAGATCAAGCGGTCGAAGGACGTCGTGGTAATCCTTGGGATGAAGTTGTAGAAGATAATAAAACACGCCAAGAATTATATACAGTGGGGAGAGCATAA
- a CDS encoding NAD(P)H-dependent oxidoreductase yields MITTIIYAHPWEGSFNHAILSNLITRLKNEQKEYQLIDLNKDQFNPVFSEKDLALFSKGDTTDPLVKQYQKMLGETSELYIIAPTWWYEFPAIIKGFFDKVMLKNSAYDDSGLSLKGLFTNIKKTTILNTGTAPKWYLTVVKGNYVKSVFIKGTLKDVGIKNVKWKYIDVKTASKNKREQFLANI; encoded by the coding sequence ATGATAACAACCATTATTTATGCTCATCCATGGGAAGGTAGTTTTAATCATGCCATTTTGAGCAACTTAATAACACGTTTAAAAAACGAGCAAAAAGAATATCAATTAATTGATTTAAATAAAGACCAGTTTAATCCTGTTTTTTCGGAAAAAGATCTCGCCTTATTTTCTAAAGGAGACACAACAGATCCTCTTGTTAAACAGTATCAAAAAATGCTGGGAGAAACGAGCGAGCTATACATTATTGCTCCGACATGGTGGTATGAATTTCCTGCAATCATCAAAGGTTTTTTCGATAAAGTGATGTTGAAAAATAGTGCATATGATGACTCAGGACTAAGTTTAAAAGGGTTGTTTACTAATATAAAAAAAACGACGATACTCAATACAGGAACAGCGCCCAAATGGTATCTAACAGTTGTAAAAGGGAATTATGTTAAGTCTGTTTTTATTAAAGGAACACTGAAAGATGTTGGTATTAAAAATGTGAAATGGAAATACATCGATGTAAAGACTGCATCAAAAAACAAAAGAGAACAATTTCTAGCCAATATTTAA
- a CDS encoding MerR family transcriptional regulator, translated as MYKMKDVTSEMTIPLSTIRYYERQGIVIGKRQENGYRIFDEADKILLEYLIVMKHVGFSVEEMKELLNFLKFPENDECSERSEQLLTKKEAEIKQKIKHEKMVLTLIKELKPKIIAKEYEQYEPEINKKISDIYQEIKQSKLGEK; from the coding sequence ATGTACAAAATGAAGGATGTAACCAGCGAAATGACTATTCCACTTTCGACGATCAGATATTATGAACGTCAAGGAATTGTTATAGGAAAACGGCAAGAAAATGGCTATCGAATTTTTGATGAAGCAGATAAAATTTTATTAGAGTACTTAATCGTTATGAAGCACGTAGGTTTTTCCGTAGAAGAAATGAAAGAATTATTGAATTTTTTGAAATTTCCAGAAAACGATGAATGCAGTGAACGCTCTGAACAGCTTTTGACTAAAAAAGAAGCTGAAATCAAACAAAAGATCAAACACGAAAAAATGGTTTTAACATTGATCAAAGAGTTGAAGCCTAAGATCATTGCGAAAGAATATGAACAGTATGAACCAGAAATCAACAAGAAAATCAGTGATATTTATCAAGAAATCAAGCAGTCGAAGTTAGGAGAGAAGTGA
- a CDS encoding precorrin-2 dehydrogenase/sirohydrochlorin ferrochelatase family protein, with product MYPVMLDLTGKKIVIIGGGRIALRKTIAILNAKGQVTLVAPTFLEEFNELENIKLIKATYMAEYIKEAHLIFACTDSKAINQKIVNDASESQWVNDCSQKENSDFYNMSTIESQDYLIALSSYGKQPKATKKLRDWLINVLEKR from the coding sequence ATGTATCCAGTAATGCTTGATTTAACGGGGAAGAAAATCGTGATCATCGGCGGTGGCCGAATCGCATTACGAAAAACCATTGCGATTTTAAACGCTAAAGGACAAGTAACACTTGTTGCACCAACTTTTTTAGAGGAATTCAATGAATTAGAAAATATAAAGCTGATTAAAGCAACCTACATGGCTGAGTATATCAAAGAAGCCCATCTAATTTTTGCTTGCACAGATTCCAAAGCCATCAATCAGAAAATCGTTAACGATGCATCAGAATCTCAATGGGTCAATGACTGTAGTCAGAAAGAGAACAGTGATTTTTATAATATGAGTACAATCGAATCTCAAGATTATTTGATAGCGTTGTCTTCTTATGGAAAACAGCCAAAAGCCACAAAGAAATTAAGAGACTGGTTGATCAATGTTCTTGAAAAAAGATGA
- a CDS encoding sirohydrochlorin chelatase, protein MIGILYVFHGSQKAEKNQAAMDFINQLKIKLDPTVYQATAFLENHSNTIPNVAKEMIQNGVTKMIVVPVLLFAAKHALVDIPNELETVKEQYPDVQFKQTETFGSKSGSRQVLLERFQEVAAEYPDEQLVGILVAHGTKQTDEPQQVLTEIAAEIQQQVGFSIIPTSLKGPEDYLEDIKKQVSTDQKIVIVPFFLFDGHLITIMKNKLKEAFPKTDFILTRTLEFDSRILTDLEGIVKEAITCIQ, encoded by the coding sequence ATGATCGGAATTCTTTATGTATTTCATGGCAGTCAGAAAGCTGAAAAAAATCAAGCAGCAATGGATTTTATTAATCAATTAAAAATAAAACTCGATCCAACGGTCTACCAAGCAACAGCTTTTTTAGAAAATCATTCTAATACGATTCCCAATGTTGCTAAAGAAATGATCCAAAACGGAGTCACTAAAATGATTGTTGTCCCCGTGTTATTATTTGCGGCGAAGCATGCTTTAGTCGATATCCCAAATGAACTTGAAACAGTTAAAGAGCAATATCCAGATGTTCAGTTCAAGCAAACGGAAACCTTCGGCAGTAAAAGTGGTAGCCGTCAAGTATTGTTGGAACGATTCCAAGAAGTAGCGGCGGAGTATCCAGATGAACAACTAGTAGGCATTTTAGTCGCGCATGGTACAAAACAAACGGATGAACCACAACAAGTATTAACGGAGATTGCAGCTGAAATCCAACAACAAGTCGGTTTTTCCATTATCCCAACAAGTTTGAAAGGGCCGGAAGACTACTTAGAAGATATCAAAAAACAAGTATCAACGGATCAAAAAATAGTGATTGTTCCTTTCTTTTTATTCGATGGACATTTGATTACGATCATGAAAAATAAACTGAAAGAAGCGTTCCCTAAAACGGATTTTATCCTCACAAGAACACTGGAATTTGATTCACGAATTTTAACCGATTTAGAAGGAATTGTGAAAGAGGCTATTACATGTATCCAGTAA
- a CDS encoding response regulator transcription factor, with protein MNIIIADDHAVVRSGLRLLLESQKGITVVGDAADGTEAFLLLEKYPVDVVLMDMRMPPGENGLQTTRRIKEHFPEIKTIILSMHDEEEYVRTALEYGAKGYILKSSQDIVLLEAIQQVINGNIAIDPLFGEYNKERWYNNTDIAEKDAKYERLSKREREVLPLVALGYSNKEIAERLFISVKTVEVHKSHVMKKLEFETFSKLLQYSMKHQLIDL; from the coding sequence ATGAATATTATAATAGCGGATGACCATGCCGTGGTTAGAAGTGGGTTACGGTTATTACTTGAATCCCAAAAAGGTATTACGGTTGTAGGCGATGCGGCAGACGGTACTGAGGCTTTTTTGCTCCTTGAAAAATATCCAGTCGATGTCGTGTTGATGGATATGCGTATGCCGCCTGGAGAAAATGGTCTTCAGACAACCCGTCGTATCAAAGAGCATTTTCCAGAAATAAAAACGATTATTTTAAGCATGCATGATGAAGAAGAATATGTTCGCACAGCATTAGAATACGGCGCAAAAGGTTACATTCTTAAAAGTTCACAGGATATTGTCTTATTAGAAGCAATCCAACAAGTAATCAATGGAAATATTGCAATCGATCCTTTGTTCGGTGAGTATAATAAGGAACGTTGGTATAATAATACAGATATAGCTGAAAAAGATGCAAAGTATGAACGTCTATCAAAAAGAGAACGAGAAGTCTTGCCTCTGGTTGCTTTAGGTTATAGTAACAAAGAAATTGCAGAGCGTTTATTTATATCTGTGAAAACAGTTGAAGTGCATAAATCTCATGTAATGAAAAAACTAGAGTTTGAAACGTTTAGCAAATTATTGCAATATAGTATGAAACATCAATTAATCGACTTATGA
- a CDS encoding sensor histidine kinase yields the protein MEKNAMETLFEEAKDSLFLIEENNCVRYNKAAAKLKIDYSFTIEKVLDIARGEGCMLHTTMEKCLDCEVKTDWDQTAFPLVLEDIKGKQEQFSGSYTVIDHQASLLSIRRVAVQDRLQQVIQNKRLIEYVNQAHENERRAISQELHDGLAQSIYSLMLETRQLQWSGESDDLSAKLQKIDEDFVALLGEVKQLAVDLRPTALDDLGLIPAIEALLHRLTETTGVEIHFIPIIENRRFAESVEVITYRVLQESVMNSVKHADVNELWVTLSVQDNHLVLTVRDHGKGFDLHKVNAHSRGLGLLHMQERAESIGGHLSIQSEEMEGTTVTLGLPIQ from the coding sequence ATGGAAAAAAATGCAATGGAAACACTTTTTGAAGAAGCAAAAGATAGTTTATTTCTAATTGAAGAAAACAACTGTGTCAGATATAACAAAGCGGCGGCTAAACTAAAGATAGACTATTCATTTACTATAGAAAAAGTCTTGGATATTGCTAGAGGTGAAGGCTGCATGCTTCATACCACCATGGAAAAATGCCTTGATTGTGAAGTCAAAACGGATTGGGATCAGACTGCTTTTCCCTTAGTTTTAGAAGATATCAAAGGCAAACAAGAACAATTTAGCGGCAGCTACACTGTGATTGACCACCAAGCATCCTTATTAAGTATCCGCCGTGTCGCTGTTCAAGATCGTTTGCAGCAGGTCATTCAAAATAAACGGTTGATCGAATATGTCAATCAGGCTCATGAAAATGAACGTCGTGCGATTTCACAAGAATTACATGATGGATTAGCCCAAAGTATTTATAGTTTGATGCTGGAAACTAGGCAGTTACAGTGGAGTGGAGAATCAGATGATTTATCCGCTAAATTACAAAAAATCGATGAAGATTTTGTTGCGTTACTTGGTGAAGTGAAACAACTCGCGGTTGATTTACGTCCAACTGCTTTGGACGATTTAGGTCTGATTCCAGCGATTGAAGCGTTATTACATCGCTTAACAGAGACAACTGGTGTGGAAATTCATTTTATTCCGATAATCGAAAATAGGCGATTTGCGGAAAGTGTGGAAGTTATCACCTATCGCGTATTGCAAGAAAGTGTGATGAACAGTGTGAAGCATGCTGATGTAAATGAATTGTGGGTAACATTAAGTGTACAAGACAATCACTTAGTACTTACTGTTCGAGATCATGGCAAAGGATTTGATCTCCACAAAGTAAATGCGCACAGTCGTGGATTAGGTCTTTTACATATGCAAGAAAGAGCTGAATCAATCGGTGGTCATTTAAGTATTCAGTCAGAAGAAATGGAAGGAACGACGGTGACGTTAGGGTTGCCTATCCAATAG
- a CDS encoding GAF domain-containing protein, whose protein sequence is MTDQMQQAIDQIKVDLKVDFVALALSTVNEITKIRVIRWRYVAGNTNQNYKKIRLQVGKGIGGIVWRTGRPYQATDLQKQPEKLVELPITRMEKLETIMAFPVVEKGEVKGVLLLGYRKKTTVTEEFLSAAKGKANELIVYL, encoded by the coding sequence ATGACGGATCAGATGCAACAAGCAATCGATCAAATCAAAGTAGATTTAAAAGTGGACTTTGTCGCATTAGCTCTTTCTACTGTGAATGAAATCACTAAAATTCGAGTGATCCGCTGGAGGTATGTAGCGGGAAATACGAATCAGAATTACAAAAAAATTCGCTTACAAGTTGGCAAAGGCATCGGTGGAATCGTTTGGCGAACAGGTCGACCGTATCAAGCAACAGACTTACAAAAACAACCAGAAAAATTAGTAGAACTGCCAATCACACGAATGGAAAAGTTAGAAACGATCATGGCATTTCCAGTAGTGGAAAAAGGGGAAGTAAAAGGTGTTCTATTACTTGGCTACCGTAAAAAAACGACTGTTACAGAAGAATTTTTGAGTGCTGCTAAAGGTAAAGCAAATGAACTCATTGTTTATTTATAG
- a CDS encoding amino acid permease, giving the protein MKTTTTFSPKRLVMIITMTVFSFSSMTTAFFLMGIKAFPYFIGAALFYFIPYAIIIAEFTGVYKNHIGGLYQWLAEHLSEKVAFIAAFLWYCSYFIWMISLFMKLWIPSSILLFGQDLTKKSSLLPYFSTPVLIGLLSILAVLATLFFVSKGFKGIASVLYLSGVLMSILILVSLGSNLWLWLNHQGAILPNLASSFKGGQTNSSSGQTLIEQFAFLIFAITAFGGLDTIASLVDKTGKQKTRFPKLLILSSILVVTCYFLGILLWSGSTDLASLKENSSIHLGNLMYELMENLGISVGHSLALSPIQTQWLSQLFIRFTALTLLLSYISLLSTIFYLPIRTLVEGTPKHYWHPRLKQKNKHDMPIYALLIQGVLISLFILGISFGSNYVVLLYNQLTLMTNISRAIPYLLVALAYPAFKKKQLEQEPTSALIQSKRNGSLISRSVIISITLAIGFQLYQPISQGNYLQSLTLLVGPLLFALIGYLLYQRFHKKNRKHYVDA; this is encoded by the coding sequence ATGAAAACAACCACTACTTTTAGTCCTAAACGTTTGGTCATGATCATTACCATGACTGTTTTTTCTTTTTCTAGTATGACAACAGCGTTTTTCTTGATGGGAATCAAGGCGTTTCCTTATTTTATCGGCGCTGCTCTTTTTTACTTTATTCCTTACGCTATCATTATAGCAGAATTTACAGGGGTTTATAAAAATCATATCGGTGGATTATACCAATGGTTAGCGGAACATCTTTCAGAAAAAGTTGCGTTTATCGCTGCTTTTTTATGGTACTGTAGTTATTTTATCTGGATGATCAGTTTATTTATGAAATTATGGATTCCTTCATCTATTTTACTTTTCGGTCAAGATTTAACGAAAAAAAGTAGTTTGCTTCCTTATTTTTCTACACCTGTTTTGATAGGTCTCTTATCGATTCTAGCCGTTTTGGCAACCTTATTTTTCGTCAGTAAAGGCTTTAAAGGTATTGCTTCTGTGTTATATTTGAGCGGTGTCTTGATGTCGATTTTGATTCTCGTTAGTTTGGGTAGTAATTTATGGTTATGGCTTAATCATCAGGGAGCCATTCTGCCCAATTTAGCCTCTAGCTTTAAAGGTGGTCAAACTAACTCCTCATCAGGTCAAACACTAATTGAGCAATTTGCCTTTTTGATTTTTGCGATCACAGCTTTTGGTGGGTTGGATACGATCGCAAGTCTGGTTGATAAAACGGGGAAACAAAAAACACGATTTCCAAAATTATTGATCCTAAGCAGTATTTTAGTAGTCACTTGTTATTTTTTAGGGATTCTTTTATGGAGTGGCAGTACTGATTTAGCTAGTTTAAAAGAGAATAGCAGTATTCATTTAGGAAATTTAATGTATGAATTGATGGAAAATCTGGGTATTTCTGTTGGTCACTCTTTGGCGTTATCACCGATCCAAACACAATGGTTGTCCCAATTATTTATTCGGTTTACAGCCTTAACTTTATTGCTCTCTTATATCAGCTTATTATCGACGATTTTTTATTTGCCGATTCGAACGCTAGTAGAAGGCACGCCAAAACATTATTGGCATCCTCGTCTGAAACAAAAAAACAAACATGATATGCCGATTTACGCCTTGTTGATTCAGGGTGTATTGATCAGTTTGTTTATTTTAGGAATCAGTTTTGGCAGCAACTATGTGGTGTTGTTGTATAATCAATTGACATTGATGACCAATATTTCTAGAGCGATTCCTTATTTATTAGTCGCACTTGCCTATCCTGCTTTTAAGAAAAAACAATTGGAACAAGAACCGACCTCTGCTTTGATCCAGTCAAAACGCAACGGTTCATTGATCAGCCGTAGCGTGATCATCAGTATTACCTTAGCGATTGGGTTTCAACTCTATCAACCTATTTCTCAAGGAAATTACCTGCAAAGTCTGACATTATTGGTCGGGCCATTGTTATTTGCATTAATTGGTTACTTGCTTTATCAGCGATTTCATAAGAAAAACAGAAAACACTATGTTGATGCTTAA
- a CDS encoding MurR/RpiR family transcriptional regulator: MFDLEKVQSLNELEMLVYQYILEHMNSVPKLTIRQLSADCHVSTSTILRFCSKMGFDGFSELKYALKKDEKLQEQSFEQYYDATIHVDSFLKRINQQTYFETLKPAITMIASARHIVFSGIGTSGILGTYGSRYFANMGINAYSIGDPFTPIPQRGFENTLAIILSVSGETTEVIKQVTDFKRSGAKILSITNDEHSTISRLADYNISYYMPDERSVYADPYINITTQIPVIALIELLAHQASKEFAEKNPLKDDAQ, encoded by the coding sequence TTGTTCGATTTAGAAAAAGTTCAATCTTTGAATGAACTAGAAATGTTAGTTTATCAATACATCTTAGAACATATGAACAGTGTTCCTAAATTAACGATTCGGCAACTTTCTGCTGATTGTCATGTGTCTACCTCAACTATTTTGCGATTCTGTTCTAAGATGGGTTTTGATGGTTTCTCAGAATTAAAATACGCCTTAAAAAAGGATGAAAAACTGCAAGAACAATCGTTTGAACAGTATTATGATGCTACGATCCATGTTGATTCTTTTTTAAAACGGATCAATCAGCAAACCTATTTCGAAACACTAAAACCTGCGATCACGATGATTGCTTCTGCCCGCCACATTGTTTTTTCAGGCATTGGCACAAGTGGTATTCTCGGTACTTACGGCAGCCGCTATTTTGCGAATATGGGAATCAATGCTTACAGTATCGGAGATCCATTTACACCGATCCCCCAACGTGGCTTTGAAAATACGTTAGCCATTATTCTGTCCGTTTCAGGAGAAACGACGGAAGTGATCAAACAAGTCACTGACTTCAAACGATCCGGAGCTAAAATTTTAAGTATTACGAACGATGAACATTCCACTATTTCGCGTTTAGCGGATTACAATATTTCGTATTATATGCCAGACGAGCGCTCCGTTTATGCTGATCCATATATTAATATCACTACACAGATTCCTGTGATTGCATTGATTGAATTGCTTGCTCATCAAGCAAGTAAAGAATTTGCTGAAAAGAATCCGCTAAAAGACGATGCTCAATAA
- a CDS encoding effector binding domain-containing protein produces MTFTIEHLDNEVLTGRQYKFAIPKTPEDFIEVNNQKLEILPTELNSVRAIIINDPDGSNGTYKYLIENSEGNRTFEIAAGDYAVFVGPWETLADIDQFIGACYGELYQSSEYGIGGTNNIQLIDFEHGKITLKLPAISK; encoded by the coding sequence ATGACATTTACTATCGAACATTTGGACAATGAAGTCCTCACTGGAAGACAATACAAATTTGCTATTCCTAAAACACCTGAAGATTTTATTGAGGTGAATAATCAGAAGCTAGAAATATTACCGACTGAATTAAATAGTGTACGAGCCATCATTATCAATGATCCTGATGGAAGTAATGGAACGTATAAGTACTTGATCGAAAATAGCGAAGGCAATCGAACATTTGAGATAGCAGCTGGCGACTATGCTGTTTTCGTCGGACCTTGGGAAACATTAGCAGACATCGATCAATTTATCGGCGCATGCTACGGTGAACTTTACCAATCAAGCGAGTATGGAATCGGCGGAACAAATAATATTCAGCTGATCGATTTTGAACATGGGAAAATCACACTAAAATTACCTGCAATTAGTAAATAA